A window of the Lolium perenne isolate Kyuss_39 chromosome 7, Kyuss_2.0, whole genome shotgun sequence genome harbors these coding sequences:
- the LOC139833248 gene encoding uncharacterized protein, producing MVSEEDLLNPFSQPLSHASTSSFDNPMVTPADSPDSTPPGSPRPTVVRALNTAPPPSSIPASVIQTVAIRSHVPITLDLAAGNYAQWRRFLLTVIGKFGLVDHIDPTAARRDDDPEWVMIDHAVTHWLYITMSPELLDVVMQPEDTAVAVWTAIMGIFRDNQLSRAVYVDAEYHAVVQGDMTIMQYCTRLKSFADQLRDLGQPVTDTQQVFNLLRGLNPRYHAAIPHITSRVPLPSFLQVRSFLMLEEHRAEQSARQQATVHALYAGRAQTALPPTPAAPPAPAPAPVSYGAPPSQGANGSNRNRNRGKGKGKVTDGASSSTAAPASRPPAYPAPAPGANSWTGLVQAWPVAWRAPGAGVLGPRPGAPHHQAYMAAPQYMAAPQYTTAPPAASYGYNPAPGHGAPLFQGLGTPGAGSSSTPPQQPWDMSALQAALHASAAPPSSSSSSPSDMFLDTGASAHMFSNPGPPNQGGDPAL from the exons atggtatcagaggaGGATCTGCTCAACCCCTTCTCGCAGCCCCTCTCTCACGCTTCCACATCTTCCTTCGACAATCCCATGGTGACGCCGGCGGACTCCCCCGACAGCACGCCGCCCGGTTCTCCGCGGCCTACTGTCGTCCGCGCCCTCAACACCGCGCCACCTCCTTCCTCCATTCCAGCCTCCGTGATCCAGACGGTTGCCATCCGATCGCATGTGCCCATCACACTTGATCTGGCCGCCGGCAACTACGCGCAGTGGCGGCGCTTCCTCCTCACCGTCATCGGCAAGTTCGGCCTCGTCGACCACATCGACCCCACCGCCGCTCGCCGGGACGACGACCCGGAGTGGGTCATGATCGACCACGCCGTCACCCactggctctacatcaccatgtcgCCCGAGCTGCTCGACGTCGTCATGCAGCCTGAGGACACTGCGGTTGCCGTGTGGACGGCCATCATGGGCATCTTCCGCGACAACCAACTGTCGCGCGCGGTGTACGTCGACGCCGAGTACCACGCCGTCGTTCAGGGGGACATGACCATCATGCAGTACTGCACCCGCCTCAAGTCCTTCGCCGACCAGCTCCGCGACCTCGGCCAGCCTGTGACGGATACGCAGCAGGTCTTCAACCTGTTGCGCGGCCTCAACCCACGGTACCACGCTGCCATTCCTCACATCACTTCACGCGTGCCCCTGCCCTCCTTCCTCCAGGTCCGCTCGTTTCTCATGCTCGAGGAGCACCGTGCGGAGCAGTCCGCCCGTCAGCAGGCCACTGTGCATGCCCTGTACGCTGGGCGCGCGCAAACTGCTCTTCCCCCAACGCCCGCCGCGCCCCCCGCTCCAGCGCCTGCTCCTGTCTCCTACGGCGCACCACCGAGTCAAGGCGCCAACGGCTCCAACCGCAACCGCAACCGGGGCAAGGGCAAGGGCAAGGTCACGGACGGCGCGTCGTCATCCACTGCCGCGCCCGCGTCTCGTCCACCTGCATACCCTGCTCCGGCGCCCGGCGCCAACTCCTGGACCGGCCTCGTGCAGGCCTGGCCTGTCGCATGGCGTGCGCCTGGAGCTGGCGTGCTCGGCCCACGCCCTGGCGCTCCGCATCATCAGGCGTACATGGCTGCACCGCAGTACATGGCTGCGCCTCAGTATACGACTGCACCGCCGGCCGCGTCGTACGGCTACAACCCTGCACCTGGTCACGGCGCGCCTCTCTTCCAGGGGCTTGGCACGCCTGGCGCAGGCTCGTCCTCCACTCCACCGCAGCAGCCATGGGACATGAGCGCGCTCCAGGCCGCTCTGCACGCTTCCGCGgccccgccgtcatcatcgtccagCAGTCCGTCTGACATGTTCCTCGACACCGGCGCGTCTGCACACATGTTCTCCAACCCCG GACCTCCGAACCAAGGTGGTGATCCTGCGCTGTGA